One window of the Acaryochloris sp. CCMEE 5410 genome contains the following:
- a CDS encoding MATE family efflux transporter, with the protein MPQPTPLKTVRQRLTEGNVSTQLIKLTLPLVWGIFAIVAFNLADTYFVGQLGTQELAAMSFTFPVVTTFGSLAMGLGTGAASIIARAIGEGDQTRVQRFTTNSLTLALAIVGVFIVVGLLTIDPLFTALGATADVLPLVRDYMQIWYLGMIFLVVPMVGNSAIRAAGNTATPSIIMTVAAGINIALDPLFILGLAGLPRLELQGAAIATVIARALTFIASLVVLHFKEHLLCFQRPKLSEMLRCWLDILRIGLPAAMTSMITPISVGIITSLLAFYGEEAVAAFGVASRVESFALITLFALAASMGPFVGQNWGAKAYGRVQQSLKVSFQFCLFWGMLMAVLLAATGKQLVSSFNGNPEVVEIAALYLLIVPITYAPAGIIQVSSATFNALGKPIPSVVMTAIRMFVLYIPMAYLGSHFFGIQGIFIATGLSNLLTGVGAYFWNQRTCNLRPTLPLESPI; encoded by the coding sequence ATGCCCCAACCTACTCCCCTAAAAACCGTGAGACAGCGATTAACGGAAGGCAATGTTAGTACCCAATTGATCAAACTTACCTTGCCGCTGGTGTGGGGGATTTTTGCGATTGTTGCCTTCAATTTAGCAGACACCTATTTTGTGGGTCAGCTCGGGACTCAAGAGCTGGCAGCCATGAGTTTTACCTTTCCGGTGGTCACTACCTTTGGTAGCTTAGCCATGGGATTGGGAACGGGTGCGGCTTCAATTATTGCCCGAGCGATTGGTGAAGGCGATCAAACCCGAGTACAGCGCTTTACCACCAACAGTTTGACGTTGGCTCTGGCTATTGTTGGTGTTTTTATTGTGGTGGGTCTATTGACGATTGATCCACTCTTCACGGCCTTGGGAGCAACGGCAGATGTTCTTCCCTTGGTGCGGGACTATATGCAGATTTGGTATCTAGGCATGATTTTCTTGGTGGTGCCGATGGTGGGGAACAGCGCCATCCGTGCAGCCGGGAATACGGCTACCCCCAGCATCATTATGACCGTTGCCGCTGGGATTAATATTGCCTTGGATCCCCTGTTTATCCTAGGTCTAGCGGGCTTACCGCGCTTAGAGCTACAAGGTGCAGCCATCGCAACGGTGATTGCCCGCGCCCTCACTTTTATCGCCTCTCTCGTTGTTCTCCATTTCAAAGAGCATCTGCTCTGCTTTCAACGCCCTAAGCTATCGGAGATGCTGAGGTGCTGGTTGGATATCCTCCGTATTGGTTTGCCAGCAGCCATGACCAGTATGATTACGCCTATTTCTGTGGGCATAATCACCAGTCTCCTGGCTTTTTATGGAGAAGAAGCCGTTGCCGCCTTTGGGGTAGCATCGCGAGTGGAGTCTTTTGCCCTAATCACGCTATTTGCCCTGGCGGCGAGTATGGGGCCTTTTGTAGGGCAGAACTGGGGGGCAAAAGCTTATGGTCGGGTGCAGCAATCCCTCAAAGTCAGCTTCCAGTTTTGTCTATTTTGGGGCATGTTGATGGCGGTGCTATTGGCAGCCACCGGCAAGCAATTGGTGAGTTCGTTTAATGGCAACCCTGAGGTGGTTGAGATCGCAGCTCTATATCTCCTCATCGTGCCCATTACCTATGCTCCAGCAGGAATTATTCAAGTTTCGAGCGCGACCTTTAATGCCTTAGGTAAACCCATTCCTTCCGTGGTCATGACGGCCATCAGAATGTTTGTGCTCTATATCCCGATGGCCTATTTAGGGTCACACTTCTTTGGTATTCAAGGCATTTTTATCGCCACGGGCCTGTCTAACCTTCTGACTGGGGTGGGTGCTTATTTTTGGAATCAAAGAACCTGTAATCTCCGACCAACACTCCCTCTTGAATCACCAATATAG
- a CDS encoding alpha/beta fold hydrolase yields the protein MRARIRDTELYFDVEGSELAIATSQIQIKPVFFVIHGGPGVDHTTCRPVLSPLSEIAQLIYFDHRGHGRSARSNPETYTLDNNVEDLEALRQHLGLEQIGLLGFSYGGMVALAYASRYPTYVSQLIPVVTAADARFLALAQAKLAKDGTPEQQAIAQLLWDGKFESEQQLQDYFQLLGPLYSLTFDLEKSMKAWRRVIFNPEAINQAFGGFLRTYDIRAELPQITAPTLVIGAEQDWICPPQFSEEIAQAIPKAKLDIIPNSGHSVRADAPERLLELISNFLK from the coding sequence ATGCGGGCTAGAATTCGCGATACTGAACTTTACTTTGATGTGGAAGGTTCTGAACTTGCGATCGCAACCTCCCAAATTCAGATCAAACCCGTATTCTTTGTCATTCATGGTGGACCAGGAGTCGATCATACGACCTGTCGTCCCGTCTTATCTCCACTCAGTGAAATCGCTCAACTGATCTATTTTGACCATCGTGGGCATGGTCGCTCGGCACGAAGTAATCCTGAGACCTATACTCTGGACAATAATGTTGAAGATCTGGAGGCACTGCGCCAGCATTTAGGGCTAGAGCAAATTGGATTGCTTGGGTTTTCCTATGGTGGGATGGTGGCCCTTGCCTATGCTAGCCGCTACCCCACCTATGTATCTCAGTTGATTCCCGTTGTTACCGCTGCTGATGCTCGATTTTTGGCCTTAGCCCAGGCGAAGCTGGCTAAAGACGGCACTCCTGAACAGCAAGCGATTGCCCAACTGTTATGGGATGGCAAGTTTGAATCTGAACAGCAACTTCAGGACTATTTTCAGCTGTTAGGGCCGCTCTATTCTCTAACCTTCGACCTCGAAAAGTCGATGAAGGCTTGGCGTCGAGTGATTTTTAATCCTGAAGCCATCAATCAAGCTTTTGGAGGCTTTTTAAGGACCTATGATATTCGAGCGGAATTGCCTCAAATCACTGCGCCAACCCTAGTGATCGGGGCTGAGCAAGACTGGATTTGCCCACCCCAATTTTCGGAAGAAATTGCTCAAGCTATTCCGAAGGCCAAGTTAGATATTATTCCTAACTCTGGCCATTCGGTTCGAGCAGATGCACCTGAAAGATTGCTCGAACTCATTTCAAATTTTTTGAAGTAG